The following proteins come from a genomic window of Nicotiana tomentosiformis chromosome 12, ASM39032v3, whole genome shotgun sequence:
- the LOC104094818 gene encoding uncharacterized protein translates to MENGGGGGTNGKRVRAEDVICKLKDDGDFDKLRLKILRKLKENEELRNSIIATVKESAALNRPGAENMKPRQLSDAIYQEVGDKVMGKISEDLWNTIRTGDGIQTEITQTVQSVYNKLLNPQLNEAGESSSHSELQPAPNGVETNGHSAASDRGIDATFSVEPEPSEPPGFARLGSDRNSKSNCSNQINKSNHKESPKEESEFPIPADEKARETYTEPEKNRAPDPLVPDSMDVDAPPGFAIVTKEKNPDEVDDEDPDVPPGFG, encoded by the exons ATGGAAAATGGCGGTGGTGGTGGAACGAATGGGAAAAGAGTAAGAGCTGAAGATGTAATATGTAAGCTCAAAGACGACGGTGATTTCGATAAACTTCGCCTCAAAATTCTCCGCAAACTCAAAGAAAAC GAAGAGTTGCGGAATAGCATAATAGCCACTGTGAAAGAATCAGCAGCACTTAACCGTCCAGGTGCAGAAAATATGAAACCAAGGCAACTGTCGGATGCTATATATCAAGAAGTTGG GGACAAAGTCATGGGTAAAATTTCAGAGGATTTATGGAATACAATCAGAACTGGTGATGGCATTCAAACTGAGATAACCCAAACTGTTCAATCAGTTTACAATAAGTTATTGAACCCACAACTAAATGAAGCTGGTGAATCATCCTCTCATTCAGAATTGCAGCCTGCTCCGAATGGAGTTGAAACTAACGGACATAGTGCTGCTTCAGACCGTGGTATTGATGCCACGTTTTCTGTTGAACCAGAGCCAAGTGAACCTCCTGGTTTTGCTCGATTAGGTTCAGATCGGAACAGCAAAAGTAACTGTTCAAATCAGATTAACAAAAGTAACCATAAGGAATCACCCAAAGAGGAGTCAGAATTTCCTATTCCTGCTGATGAAAAAGCCAGAGAAACATATACCGAGCCGGAGAAGAACCGCGCACCTGACCCTTTGGTGCCTGACAGTATGGATGTGGATGCACCACCTGGCTTTGCTATTGTCACGAAGGAGAAG